A single region of the Photobacterium sanguinicancri genome encodes:
- the hdfR gene encoding HTH-type transcriptional regulator HdfR — protein MDTELLKTFLEVTKTRHFGRAADNLYLTQSAVSFRIRQLESQLGNPLFSRQRGNVHLTPAGERLQPYAEAILQTWGRAKQDVALTDSLNSQISVGASPMFWEFDGISEWINRIYAAIPGLALRLESVPRQSMAKRLFDKSVDISLTCEPPRIESMQVKKVREFQLQLVSHRPNCSLADAKDLPLVYLDWGTRFSVEHSRVIELDKTPILHTHSSKMAQEYILNNPSMGYLPSPVVAQSVEDGLLHLVDGAPVMEQQLYLVWSEDNEKTELISSMLDVPFSSVIERV, from the coding sequence GTGGATACCGAATTACTTAAAACATTTCTTGAGGTTACAAAAACACGTCACTTTGGTCGTGCGGCAGATAATTTGTATCTAACGCAGTCCGCTGTGAGTTTCCGTATCCGTCAATTAGAGAGTCAGTTAGGCAATCCTTTATTTTCTCGCCAGCGTGGCAACGTGCATTTAACGCCGGCTGGAGAGCGTTTACAGCCCTATGCAGAAGCGATTTTGCAAACATGGGGTAGGGCAAAACAGGATGTGGCGTTAACCGACAGCTTAAATTCGCAAATCTCAGTGGGTGCATCGCCTATGTTTTGGGAATTTGACGGCATTTCTGAGTGGATAAACCGCATCTACGCGGCAATACCAGGCTTGGCTTTACGTCTTGAATCTGTGCCTCGTCAAAGTATGGCGAAACGCCTTTTTGATAAAAGCGTTGATATCTCATTAACATGTGAGCCGCCACGTATTGAAAGCATGCAAGTAAAGAAAGTCCGTGAATTCCAATTACAGTTAGTAAGCCATAGACCAAACTGTTCTTTGGCTGATGCTAAAGATTTACCTTTGGTGTATTTGGATTGGGGGACACGATTTTCTGTAGAGCACAGTCGTGTGATTGAATTGGATAAGACGCCTATTCTGCATACGCATTCAAGCAAAATGGCGCAGGAATATATTCTGAATAACCCAAGTATGGGTTACTTACCTTCACCCGTTGTTGCACAAAGTGTTGAAGATGGGCTACTACATCTTGTTGACGGTGCACCAGTAATGGAGCAGCAACTTTACCTTGTGTGGAGTGAAGATAACGAAAAAACAGAGCTTATTTCGAGCATGCTTGATGTGCCATTTTCCAGTGTTATCGAGAGAGTTTAA
- a CDS encoding PA4780 family RIO1-like protein kinase — MKVPKRLLPLVEDGLVDEVLTQLMSGKEASVYIVHSQDKICCAKVYKEIEQRSFKQAVTYREGRKVRNSRRARAMEKGSKFGRDEQEKVWQRAEVDALYALSDADVRVPTPYGCFHGVLLMELMTTEDGSVAPRLNDITLTKEQALRDHDLIIKYVTRMLCVGIVHGDLSEFNVLVDESGPIIIDLPQAVDASANNNAKWMLERDVANMTNYYGQYAPELLETQFAKEMWALYEAGDLTPTTELTGHFECSDEDADIDGLMAEINAVMEEAALRKERLQEENELD; from the coding sequence ATGAAAGTACCCAAGCGATTATTGCCATTAGTTGAAGATGGTTTAGTAGATGAAGTGTTAACTCAGCTAATGAGTGGTAAAGAAGCTTCTGTCTACATAGTGCATAGTCAAGATAAGATCTGCTGCGCCAAAGTGTATAAAGAAATTGAACAACGTAGCTTTAAACAAGCTGTAACCTACCGCGAAGGTAGAAAAGTTCGTAATAGTCGCAGAGCTCGTGCGATGGAAAAAGGCTCGAAATTCGGGCGTGATGAACAAGAAAAAGTATGGCAACGCGCTGAAGTAGATGCTTTGTATGCACTCTCTGATGCTGATGTACGCGTACCAACGCCATATGGCTGTTTCCATGGTGTATTGCTGATGGAGTTGATGACAACCGAAGACGGAAGTGTCGCTCCACGCTTGAACGACATCACGCTAACAAAAGAGCAAGCATTAAGGGATCACGACCTTATCATCAAGTATGTGACACGCATGCTGTGTGTCGGTATCGTGCATGGTGATTTATCCGAATTTAACGTACTTGTTGATGAGTCAGGCCCGATCATTATCGACCTGCCTCAAGCTGTTGATGCATCGGCCAATAACAACGCGAAATGGATGCTAGAGCGTGATGTTGCCAACATGACGAATTATTACGGTCAATACGCTCCAGAACTGCTTGAAACACAATTTGCTAAAGAAATGTGGGCATTGTACGAAGCTGGCGACCTGACGCCAACCACTGAACTGACTGGGCATTTTGAGTGCAGCGATGAAGATGCTGATATTGATGGCTTAATGGCAGAGATTAATGCCGTTATGGAAGAAGCCGCGTTACGTAAAGAACGCCTTCAAGAAGAAAATGAATTAGACTAA
- the gshB gene encoding glutathione synthase codes for MKICFVMYPWDRVEPENDSTLRLIHEAAARGHTVAITTPNNLTMRDSMAIAFCNVLKNKEVSSNIPSFYKKAEFTKAQLPLAGFDVIFMRANPPLDTMALNFLDSVRDDTFIMNDIDGLRVANNKLYTASLPDPQNEFIPVTHVSKNREYLERVLDENTNDRMILKPLNGYGGKGVILVEKSAKSSVKSLLDFYIGDDQNYVILQDYIEGAELGDVRIMMLNGEPIGAMRRVPAQGDVRSNIHAGGKEVKHVLTKQELRLCKHIGPKLVRDGLYFVGLDVINGKLVEVNVLSPGGITRINRLNRTKLQRDVLDFVESVVVAKEVSITRKNEFRKVIADATAY; via the coding sequence ATGAAAATTTGTTTTGTTATGTACCCGTGGGATCGTGTTGAACCAGAAAATGACTCAACACTACGCCTAATTCATGAAGCCGCAGCTCGTGGTCACACGGTTGCTATTACAACGCCTAATAACCTTACAATGCGCGACAGCATGGCTATCGCTTTTTGTAATGTATTAAAGAACAAAGAAGTCTCTAGCAATATTCCAAGTTTTTATAAAAAAGCTGAATTTACAAAAGCACAACTGCCACTAGCTGGTTTTGACGTTATCTTCATGCGTGCAAACCCGCCACTAGACACAATGGCATTGAACTTCTTGGACTCAGTACGTGATGACACTTTCATCATGAACGATATTGATGGCCTACGTGTAGCAAACAACAAGCTATACACCGCATCACTACCTGATCCACAAAACGAATTTATTCCAGTAACTCACGTGTCTAAGAACCGCGAGTACCTAGAACGTGTACTAGACGAAAACACTAACGACCGCATGATCCTTAAGCCACTTAATGGCTACGGCGGTAAAGGTGTAATCCTTGTAGAGAAAAGCGCGAAATCAAGCGTGAAATCACTACTGGACTTCTACATTGGTGACGACCAGAACTATGTAATTCTACAAGATTACATCGAAGGCGCAGAACTAGGCGACGTTCGCATCATGATGCTAAACGGCGAACCTATTGGTGCTATGCGCCGTGTTCCAGCGCAAGGTGATGTACGTTCTAACATCCACGCAGGTGGTAAAGAAGTTAAGCACGTATTAACCAAGCAAGAACTGCGTCTTTGTAAGCACATCGGCCCTAAATTAGTGCGCGATGGCCTTTACTTTGTTGGCCTTGATGTAATCAACGGCAAACTGGTTGAAGTAAACGTACTAAGCCCTGGCGGTATTACACGTATTAACCGCCTGAACCGCACTAAGTTACAACGTGATGTTTTAGATTTCGTTGAAAGCGTTGTTGTAGCAAAAGAAGTGAGCATTACACGGAAGAACGAGTTCCGTAAGGTTATCGCCGATGCTACAGCTTACTGA
- a CDS encoding flavohemoglobin expression-modulating QEGLA motif protein has protein sequence MLQLTEQEVLDKIQHLVPFEAQLNDGSLTIRISEYQPYIATAIHHGHRFRTELMSKCELTEEERYYEEDPFTGDFISSLPIILQGEDSRYEYDLNRSNDQCIYDQAWGKDVWSTPLTDAEKAVSLDKHAKYYRILKCLIEALENKFGLCLIYDVHSYNYQRIENETPTFNLGTQQINKKLWRKDIDECLNQLNSVELPNIVVSAKENDVFKGMGYQANFVKQHFKKTLILPIEVKKIFMNEVGGESFPLVIEKMKEAMKTVVTEHAAFTLRRKTKVKRLTSSTILASKLPREVLKLDRQLYSIARGVNTLSYINPTNLKQEKRRFLHKPFTYQPTFTYRQLDLDPYKFREQLYRLPVEDIRDADIQKMYRKTIDQLAVRIDLLTSIGTDEFLYNSLRYYGQPDDRDIANAKFILHACEYQEKEPATLNAKDAIAAFKAAAADYGLKCNVVSSKTLIARAMVSGRSIKVNVNSTFTERDLDALIQHELGVHLVTSVNADNQPLKVLKLGLPGNTHTQEGLAILCEHLSGSFPLHRLKTLALRVIAVDKMVNGESFGDTFQALKLDYKLSDDDAFTITARVYRGGGFTKDFLYLRGLKDALHCYHEQDLTSLFVGKTGFEFKPLIEELIARDILQKPAYMPKALTLETKPDPVMDFLLNSIR, from the coding sequence ATGCTACAGCTTACTGAGCAGGAGGTGCTGGATAAGATCCAGCACCTCGTTCCATTCGAAGCGCAACTTAATGACGGCAGCTTAACGATTCGCATCAGCGAATATCAGCCATACATTGCGACAGCTATTCACCATGGTCATCGCTTTCGTACCGAGTTAATGAGCAAGTGTGAGTTAACCGAAGAAGAACGTTACTACGAAGAAGACCCTTTCACAGGTGACTTTATTTCTTCGTTACCGATCATTTTGCAAGGTGAAGATTCTCGTTATGAGTACGATCTTAACCGTTCAAATGATCAATGCATTTATGATCAAGCTTGGGGAAAAGACGTTTGGTCTACCCCACTGACAGATGCAGAAAAAGCAGTATCACTTGATAAGCATGCAAAATATTACCGTATTTTGAAATGCCTTATTGAAGCGCTAGAGAATAAATTTGGTCTTTGCTTAATTTATGATGTGCATTCATACAATTACCAGCGTATCGAAAACGAAACGCCAACCTTCAATTTAGGTACGCAACAGATCAATAAAAAGCTGTGGCGTAAAGACATTGATGAATGCTTAAATCAACTTAACAGCGTTGAATTGCCAAACATTGTTGTTTCAGCAAAAGAAAATGATGTATTCAAAGGCATGGGTTACCAAGCTAACTTTGTTAAACAGCATTTTAAAAAGACGTTAATTTTACCGATCGAAGTGAAGAAAATTTTCATGAACGAAGTTGGGGGCGAAAGCTTCCCACTTGTTATTGAAAAAATGAAAGAAGCAATGAAAACCGTTGTTACGGAACATGCTGCCTTCACTCTACGTCGTAAGACCAAAGTTAAGCGCCTAACAAGCAGTACAATTCTGGCTTCTAAATTGCCAAGAGAAGTACTAAAACTGGATCGTCAGCTATATTCTATTGCTCGTGGTGTTAATACATTAAGTTACATTAACCCAACGAACTTGAAGCAAGAGAAACGTCGATTCTTACATAAACCGTTTACGTACCAACCTACGTTTACGTATCGCCAACTGGATCTTGACCCATACAAGTTCCGTGAGCAGCTATATCGCTTGCCCGTTGAAGATATTCGTGATGCTGACATTCAAAAAATGTACCGCAAAACGATTGATCAACTTGCTGTGCGTATCGATTTGCTAACGAGCATTGGTACAGATGAGTTTTTGTATAACTCATTACGCTACTATGGGCAGCCAGATGACCGTGATATCGCCAACGCGAAGTTCATTCTTCATGCTTGTGAATATCAAGAAAAAGAGCCAGCAACACTTAACGCAAAAGATGCCATTGCAGCTTTTAAAGCGGCAGCAGCGGATTACGGCCTAAAGTGTAACGTGGTGAGCTCTAAAACCCTGATTGCAAGGGCGATGGTTAGCGGTCGTAGCATTAAAGTAAACGTAAATAGTACTTTTACAGAGCGTGATTTAGATGCCCTTATTCAACACGAATTAGGCGTACACTTAGTCACCAGCGTAAATGCGGATAACCAACCGTTAAAAGTGCTTAAACTGGGTTTACCTGGTAACACCCATACGCAAGAAGGTTTAGCGATACTTTGTGAGCACCTTTCAGGTAGTTTCCCATTGCATCGTTTAAAAACGCTAGCATTACGTGTTATCGCGGTTGATAAAATGGTTAACGGTGAAAGCTTTGGTGATACGTTCCAAGCATTAAAGCTAGATTATAAATTGTCTGATGACGATGCATTCACAATAACAGCACGCGTATACCGTGGCGGTGGCTTTACTAAAGACTTCCTCTACTTACGTGGCTTAAAAGATGCGTTGCACTGTTATCATGAACAAGATCTAACATCACTGTTTGTCGGCAAAACAGGCTTCGAATTTAAGCCGTTGATAGAAGAACTGATTGCACGTGATATCTTGCAAAAACCAGCCTACATGCCAAAAGCATTAACGCTAGAAACAAAGCCAGATCCTGTGATGGACTTCTTATTGAACTCTATCCGTTAA
- the maoP gene encoding DUF413 domain-containing protein, whose amino-acid sequence MRSEGKFYDDKNFPRGFNRSGVFTISESTLLENYGRTMSRLYSGEIEPMSEIERQFVAETSGQLTVQSDFAKCWVKYLNRTCNKVKSYTLCSSVRKQGQSFDDDSGGDDLDY is encoded by the coding sequence ATGAGAAGTGAAGGTAAATTTTACGACGATAAAAATTTCCCACGCGGCTTTAATCGCTCAGGTGTTTTCACAATTTCTGAATCCACCCTGCTAGAGAATTATGGCCGAACAATGTCCCGTCTGTACTCAGGCGAAATCGAACCAATGAGTGAAATTGAACGTCAATTTGTCGCTGAAACAAGTGGCCAACTGACTGTTCAATCTGATTTTGCAAAGTGTTGGGTGAAATACCTCAATCGTACCTGCAATAAAGTGAAAAGTTACACCTTATGCTCATCGGTACGTAAGCAGGGCCAGTCATTCGATGATGATTCTGGCGGGGACGACCTCGATTATTAA
- a CDS encoding carboxylesterase family protein: MLNKKLIIASLIGLVLTGCNDNSDSTTENTLTYAYAKANGTQYQGTVEAVKDSKNISDNAEVFKGIKYAEAPRFSNAELYTPENTQQTSATEFGKQCPQGSVARYDATKMSEDCLYLNIWRPIQEHQQAAMPVYVFIHGGSFETGSGSNAIIHGDAIVANGVKNGNPFIAVTLNYRLGIFGSFYQNDDESGNYGIKDQRTALKWIKNNIADFGGDPDNVTLFGEGAGAMAVGIHQLNPIDAETNEKLFHRAIMQSNPYGIPYKTKDSAENLATSLEGFKDKTFGGSEAVSVDWSNLSTTDILKVGAYARSPLILANSLVNPLYMQPYGAGVLPFAPYKETRGWPYKSPKDSVVTKQPADADFKVPTVLSFNNDEANTFLGYIEPLFMVDYDLVIPLDLGDNNTVNLTLNFKSDTYPLLLNVIFGADQLVKDAIDSQFPEQASALKAAWTALKWANSLTPKADQLLAVSHYQMDKNESGEIIGKETVKRARMVANDMLFTCPNRIVAQKNDTRLYHYNYKSDLTFRPIDASFLLSISCTSGVCQGDELPFVFNKNLNIRSMKANASERDALMMDTVSREWFKPTMFDQSNTIKAQDTVWTIDQNGFNPVSDWDSTINAIPNDDGTLSQQGRCDYLEQAGLIKF, encoded by the coding sequence ATGTTAAATAAAAAACTGATTATTGCTAGTTTGATCGGACTCGTCCTTACTGGTTGTAACGACAACTCAGATTCAACCACTGAGAACACGCTGACATACGCCTATGCAAAAGCAAATGGTACGCAATACCAAGGCACTGTTGAAGCAGTAAAGGACAGCAAAAATATTTCTGATAACGCCGAAGTATTTAAAGGGATCAAGTACGCGGAAGCTCCGCGCTTCTCAAACGCTGAACTCTATACACCAGAGAACACACAGCAGACATCTGCTACAGAATTTGGCAAGCAATGCCCACAAGGTAGTGTTGCGCGTTATGACGCGACGAAAATGTCTGAAGATTGCTTGTACTTAAATATCTGGCGTCCGATCCAAGAGCATCAACAAGCCGCTATGCCTGTCTATGTATTCATTCACGGTGGATCATTTGAAACAGGTTCTGGCTCTAACGCGATTATTCACGGTGATGCTATCGTGGCAAACGGCGTAAAAAATGGAAATCCATTTATCGCTGTCACGCTAAACTACCGACTTGGTATCTTCGGATCGTTTTACCAAAACGATGACGAGAGCGGAAACTATGGCATCAAGGATCAGCGCACCGCGCTTAAATGGATTAAAAACAACATTGCTGATTTCGGCGGTGATCCAGATAATGTAACCCTCTTTGGTGAAGGTGCTGGCGCAATGGCTGTTGGTATCCACCAGCTAAACCCTATTGATGCTGAAACAAACGAAAAACTATTCCATCGTGCGATCATGCAAAGCAACCCTTATGGCATTCCTTATAAAACAAAGGACTCAGCTGAAAATTTAGCGACGTCACTTGAAGGATTCAAAGATAAGACGTTTGGTGGGTCAGAAGCGGTATCGGTTGATTGGTCAAACTTATCGACTACAGATATTTTGAAAGTTGGTGCGTATGCCAGAAGTCCACTGATTTTAGCTAACAGCCTAGTCAACCCACTGTACATGCAACCTTATGGTGCAGGAGTGTTGCCTTTTGCACCATACAAAGAGACTCGAGGCTGGCCTTATAAATCACCAAAAGACAGCGTTGTTACAAAACAGCCTGCTGATGCGGATTTCAAAGTACCGACTGTGTTAAGTTTTAACAACGATGAAGCCAACACATTTTTAGGCTACATAGAACCATTATTCATGGTTGACTATGATTTAGTCATTCCACTTGATTTAGGCGATAACAATACCGTTAATTTAACGCTAAATTTTAAATCTGACACTTACCCTCTGCTCCTCAATGTCATCTTTGGTGCAGACCAACTAGTAAAAGATGCCATTGATAGCCAGTTCCCTGAACAAGCTAGTGCACTTAAAGCAGCTTGGACAGCATTAAAATGGGCAAACTCTCTCACCCCTAAAGCAGATCAATTACTGGCTGTTTCTCATTACCAAATGGATAAAAATGAGAGCGGTGAGATCATTGGTAAAGAAACAGTGAAACGTGCTCGTATGGTGGCTAACGATATGCTGTTTACTTGCCCTAACCGTATAGTTGCACAAAAGAACGATACGCGCCTTTATCACTACAACTACAAATCTGATTTAACCTTCAGACCGATTGATGCCTCTTTCTTGTTGTCGATTTCATGTACAAGTGGTGTGTGCCAAGGGGACGAGTTACCTTTTGTATTCAACAAAAACTTAAACATTCGCTCTATGAAAGCAAACGCAAGCGAGCGCGATGCCTTAATGATGGACACTGTGTCTCGTGAATGGTTTAAACCAACCATGTTCGACCAATCAAATACCATCAAGGCACAAGATACAGTTTGGACAATTGATCAAAATGGCTTTAATCCTGTATCAGATTGGGACAGTACCATTAATGCTATCCCAAATGATGACGGTACCTTAAGCCAGCAAGGCCGTTGTGATTATTTAGAGCAGGCTGGACTCATCAAGTTCTAA